The nucleotide window CGTGCGCATGAACTACACCGCGCGCGACGGCCGGACCTATCAGCTCAACCTCATCGACACCCCCGGGCACGTGGATTTCACCTACGAGGTCTCACGCTCGCTGGCCTCCTGCGAGGGCGCGCTGCTGCTGGTGGACGCTTCCCAGGGAGTGGAGGCGCAGACCCTGGCCAACGCCTACCTGGCCATCAACAACGGTCTGGAGATCATCCCGGTGATCAACAAGATCGACCTGCCCAGCGCCGATGTGGGGCGGGCCAAGGAGATGATCGAGCAGGCCATCGGGCTGGACGCGAGCCAGGCGCTGCTGGTCAGCGCCAAGACCGGGGAGGGCGTGCCCGAGGTGCTGGAAGCGGTGGTCAAGAAGGTGCCGCCGCCGCGCGGCGCCGCCCACGTCCCCTTGCAGGCACTGATCTTCGATTCCTGGTTCGATCCCTACCGCGGCGTGGTGGTGCTGACGCGCGTCTTCCAGGGGACGCTGCGCAAGGGACAGAAGATCCGGCTGTGGTCGAACGGGCGCGTGCACGAGGTCGAGACCCTGGGCGTGCTCACGCCCAAGCCGGTGGAGGTGGAACAGCTCTCGGCGGGCGAGGTCGGCTTCCTCATCGCCAACATCAAGAACGTGAGCGACAGCAAGATCGGCGACACCATCACCGACGACGCGCGCCCCGCCATCGAGCCCCTGCCCGGCTTCCAGGACATCAAGCCCATGGTCTTCGCCGGGCTCTATACCGTGGACGCGCACGAGCACACCGCTCTGCGCGAGGCCCTGGAAAAGCTGCGCCTCAACGATTCCTCGTTCTTCTTCGAGCCCGAGAGCTCGGCGGCGCTGGGCTTCGGCTTCCGCTGCGGCTTCCTGGGACTGCTTCACATGGAGATCATCCAGGAGCGGCTGGAGCGCGAGTATGGGCTGGAATTGATCACCACCGCCCCGGGCGTGCGCTTCAAGATCACGCGCACCGACGGCAGCGCGATCGAGGTAGACAACCCTTCCAAGTGGCCCTCGCCCAGCGAGATCAAGAAGGTGGAAGAGCCGGTGATCACCGCCACCATCCTCACCGCGGAAGAGTACGTGGGCGGCATCCTGAAGCTGGTGGAGGAGAAGCGGGGGCGGCAGAAAGGTTTCGAGTACGTCAGCTCGTCGCGCGTGATGCTCACCTACGAGCTGCCGCTCAACGAGATCGTGCTGGATTTCTACGACCGGCTGAAGTCCATCTCGCGCGGCTACGCTTCGCTCGACTACCACCTCTCGGGGACCTGGGAGTCGCCCATGGTCAAGCTCGACATCCTGGTGGCGGGCGATCCGGTGGACGCGCTCTCCCTGATCGTGCACAA belongs to Terriglobales bacterium and includes:
- the lepA gene encoding translation elongation factor 4 — protein: VRMNYTARDGRTYQLNLIDTPGHVDFTYEVSRSLASCEGALLLVDASQGVEAQTLANAYLAINNGLEIIPVINKIDLPSADVGRAKEMIEQAIGLDASQALLVSAKTGEGVPEVLEAVVKKVPPPRGAAHVPLQALIFDSWFDPYRGVVVLTRVFQGTLRKGQKIRLWSNGRVHEVETLGVLTPKPVEVEQLSAGEVGFLIANIKNVSDSKIGDTITDDARPAIEPLPGFQDIKPMVFAGLYTVDAHEHTALREALEKLRLNDSSFFFEPESSAALGFGFRCGFLGLLHMEIIQERLEREYGLELITTAPGVRFKITRTDGSAIEVDNPSKWPSPSEIKKVEEPVITATILTAEEYVGGILKLVEEKRGRQKGFEYVSSSRVMLTYELPLNEIVLDFYDRLKSISRGYASLDYHLSGTWESPMVKLDILVAGDPVDALSLIVHKDAAYERGRVLASKMRELIPRQQFEVAIQAAIGGKVIARETVAAMRKNVLAKCYGGDITRKRKLLEKQKEGKKRMKRIGRVDIPQEAFLAVLRVGEES